The Coffea arabica cultivar ET-39 chromosome 4e, Coffea Arabica ET-39 HiFi, whole genome shotgun sequence genome includes a window with the following:
- the LOC113741747 gene encoding protein NLP1 has product MAEVRTRCPNDVEDIDGTFSKSEFLDYIGTKLHTSVSTSRKSFRVFWDEEDDESNSYQTLFSQVGPPLLPPPIVKDKIKIALQHVDLLYNRAMLAQFWVPVMIGGRRFLKSSDQPFGLTCLRKGLCSYRKLCLNYYYCTDNTCSSDGGADYVDVDVDWNGGGGVRESVLLTGPPSRVFLRGLPEYSPSVEFYADSEYPLRDEAMGRKISDYMAVPVFDPNSRECIGVIELVSTADSVREMDKPAYIFGLISTALQGVELRTSNFTSDFDLESDLAKSSTDISHALRDIRKALGDACQTHNLPFAQTWMPQLGKCHSYTDNALSTTSNEYYLSHARFSLFRDTCESFPLLRGRGVVWKSYSTGYPCFCRDVTKLSIADYSFAHVGKKVLLDSSLAICLKSDHTGNDVYVLELFLPFKTADPRKLLESVLLTMKKHLNSFRLASGHTLEDEMFVEVLKVLKEDKFDLFRLFHTDGGSDELLDRGSSIHQQLFPDDQNWLLSSINTANTLIADEQRLEDLVSYPRLLEASDSKLSLVTGDDLAAWKEDSCDTQSVKEGNSNINSSASTFSFPAQDNLESLVAEDAGFNAPLSRDVDFSVNKESISSASDLDKLDRETIEKHSHLTLKDAAKSLRVSPSTLKRKCRKFGIPRWPRKRNQDTCSPTSTESNKDREIPNAEYGQEVSHPNVSSQEEICQFKTTNTTIFSSKISLLSICCKGKQTLVDSHFRRGSRKIGRRRPVQGRAWLKLEHDAPTTLRILTELLVNRSSWITLVLNFTRP; this is encoded by the exons ATGGCTGAAGTTAGAACACGATGCCCCAACGACGTTGAGGATATTGACGGAACTTTTAGTAAATCGGAGTTCCTGGATTACATTGGTACTAAACTTCACACGTCCGTAAGCACCTCTCGCAAAAGTTTTCGTGTTTTCTGGGACGAGGAAGATGATGAATCAAATAGCTATCAGACACTCTTTTCCCAGG tgGGTCCACCTTTACTTCCTCCTCCCATCGTCAAGGACAAGATCAAAATTGCGCTGCAGCATGTTGATCTCCTGTATAATCGAGCAATGCTAGCTCAGTTCTGGGTGCCGGTGATGATCGGGGGACGGCGATTCCTGAAATCCTCAGACCAGCCTTTTGGGTTGACTTGCTTAAGGAAAGGACTATGTTCGTACAGAAAGCTGTGTCTGAATTATTACTACTGTACGGATAATACCTGCAGTAGTGATGGTGGTGCTGATTATGTGGATGTGGATGTGGACTGGAATGGCGGAGGAGGGGTAAGAGAAAGCGTGCTTCTCACTGGTCCGCCTTCACGTGTCTTTCTTCGTGGACTGCCGGAGTATAGCCCAAGCGTGGAGTTCTACGCGGACTCGGAATATCCTTTAAGGGATGAGGCTATGGGCCGTAAGATAAGCGACTATATGGCTGTGCCTGTGTTCGATCCCAATTCCCGAGAATGTATTGGCGTAATTGAGCTGGTTTCAACTGCTGACTCAGTTAGAG AGATGGATAAGCCTGCATATATATTTGGGTTAATCTCGACGGCACTTCAG GGGGTAGAATTGAGGACTTCAAATTTTACCAGCGATTTTGACTTGGAGAGCGACTTGGCGAAG AGCTCAACAGATATATCCCATGCACTGCGTGACATCCGCAAAGCATTAGGTGATGCATGCCAAACACACAATTTGCCTTTTGCTCAGACCTGGATGCCTCAGTTAGGGAAATGTCATAGCTACACAGATAATGCCCTTTCAACAACGAGTAACGAATATTACCTCTCACACGCAAGATTCTCTTTATTTAGAGATACCTGTGAAAGTTTTCCGCTATTGAGGGGGCGAGGGGTTGTTTGGAAATCATATTCTACAGGTTATCCGTGCTTCTGTAGAGATGTAACCAAGTTGAGCATAGCTGATTACTCCTTTGCTCACGTTGGCAAAAAGGTTCTCTTAGACAGCTCTTTAGCAATTTGTTTAAAGAGCGATCATACGGGGAATGATGTTTATGTACTTGAGCTCTTTCTGCCCTTTAAGACTGCTGATCCTAGAAAACTTCTGGAATCTGTCTTACTCACGATGAAGAAGCATCTCAATAGTTTCAGACTTGCTTCTGGGCATACACTGGAGGATGAGATGTTTGTTGAAgttttgaaagttttaaaagaaGACAAGTTCGATTTGTTCAGATTGTTTCATACTGACGGTGGTTCTGATGAACTGCTGGATCGTGGTTCCTCAATCCATCAACAACTGTTCCCAGATGACCAAAACTGGCTACTTAGTTCAATAAATACTGCAAACACATTGATCGCTGACGAACAACGGTTGGAGGATTTGGTTTCATACCCACGCTTATTAGAAGCCTCTGATTCAAAACTTAGCCTCGTAACGGGTGATGATCTTGCTGCATGGAAGGAAGATTCTTGTGATACTCAATCCGTGAAAGAAGGCAACAGTAATATTAATTCCTCTGCTTCAACATTTAGTTTTCCAGCTCAAGATAATTTGGAAAGCTTAGTTGCAGAAGATGCTGGATTCAATGCACCTCTAAGTCGTGATGTAGACTTTTCTGTAAATAAGGAAAGCATAAGTTCAGCATCAGATTTGGACAAACTTGACCGTGAAACTATTGAGAAACACTCTCATTTGACGCTTAAAGATGCTGCTAAGAGTCTTAGAG TGAGTCCATCCACGCTCAAGAGGAAATGTAGGAAATTTGGCATCCCAAGGTGGCCGCGCAAGAGAAACCAGGACACTTGCTCTCCTACTAGCACTGAATCCAACAAAGACCGCGAAATACCTAATGCAGAATATGGTCAGGAGGTCTCACATCCTAATGTGTCTTCTCAAGAAG aaATATGTCAATTCAAGACCACTAATACGACCATATTCTCCAGCAAAATCTCCCTTTTGTCAATCTGCTGTAAAGGAAAGCAGACTTTGGTTGACTCTCATTTTAGGCGCGGGAGCAGGAAAATCGGCCGTCGTCGCCCCGTGCAAGGGCGGGCATGGCTGAAGTTAGAACACGATGCCCCAACGACGTTGAGGATATTGACGGAACTTTTAGTAAATCGGAGTTCCTGGATTACATTGGTACTAAACTTCACACGTCCGTAA
- the LOC140005981 gene encoding protein NLP6-like, with product MDKPAYIFGLISTALQGVELRTSNFTSDFDLESDLAKSSTDISHALRDIRKALGDACQTHNLPFAQTWMPQLGKCHSYTDNALSTTSNEYYLSHARFSLFRDTCESFPLLRGRGVVWKSYSTGYPCFCRDVTKLSIADYSFAHVGKKVLLDSSLAICLKSDHTGNDVYVLELFLPFKTADPRKLLESVLLTMKKHLNSFRLASGHTLEDEMFVEVLKVLKEDKFDLFRLFHTDGGSDELLDRGSSIHQQLFPDDQNWLLSSINTANTLIADEQRLEDLVSYPRLLEASDSKLSLVTGDDLAAWKEDSCDTQSVKEGNSNINSSASTFSFPAQDNLESLVAEDAGFNAPLSRDVDFSVNKESISSASDLDKLDRETIEKHSHLTLKDAAKSLRVSPSTLKRKCRKFGIPRWPRKRNQGTCSPTSTESNKDREIPNAEYGQEVSHPNVSSQEGTNSSKHNSLQAATIAKDSFMMIKAAYGGIKKIKFQLRFSSRLVDMEMEAASRLKLKVGDFKFWYLDEDDDWILITCDADVRTMESMGKNTIKVSITHGDDAPS from the exons ATGGATAAGCCTGCATATATATTTGGGTTAATCTCGACGGCACTTCAG GGGGTAGAATTGAGGACTTCAAATTTTACCAGCGATTTTGACTTGGAGAGCGACTTGGCGAAG AGCTCAACAGATATATCCCATGCACTGCGTGACATCCGCAAAGCATTAGGTGATGCATGCCAAACACACAATTTGCCTTTTGCTCAGACCTGGATGCCTCAGTTAGGGAAATGTCATAGCTACACAGATAATGCCCTTTCAACAACGAGTAACGAATATTACCTCTCACACGCAAGATTCTCTTTATTTAGAGATACCTGTGAAAGTTTTCCGCTATTGAGGGGGCGAGGGGTTGTTTGGAAATCATATTCTACAGGTTATCCGTGCTTCTGTAGAGATGTAACCAAGTTGAGCATAGCTGATTACTCCTTTGCTCACGTTGGCAAAAAGGTTCTCTTAGACAGCTCTTTAGCAATTTGTTTAAAGAGCGATCATACGGGGAATGATGTTTATGTACTTGAGCTCTTTCTGCCCTTTAAGACTGCTGATCCTAGAAAACTTCTGGAATCTGTCTTACTCACGATGAAGAAGCATCTCAATAGTTTCAGACTTGCTTCTGGGCATACACTGGAGGATGAGATGTTTGTTGAAgttttgaaagttttaaaagaaGACAAGTTCGATTTGTTCAGATTGTTTCATACTGACGGTGGTTCTGATGAACTGCTGGATCGTGGTTCCTCAATCCATCAACAACTGTTCCCAGATGACCAAAACTGGCTACTTAGTTCAATAAATACTGCAAACACATTGATCGCTGACGAACAACGGTTGGAGGATTTGGTTTCATACCCACGCTTATTAGAAGCCTCTGATTCAAAACTTAGCCTCGTAACGGGTGATGATCTTGCTGCATGGAAGGAAGATTCTTGTGATACTCAATCCGTGAAAGAAGGCAACAGTAATATTAATTCCTCTGCTTCAACATTTAGTTTTCCAGCTCAAGATAATTTGGAAAGCTTAGTTGCAGAAGATGCTGGATTCAATGCACCTCTAAGTCGTGATGTAGACTTTTCTGTAAATAAGGAAAGCATAAGTTCAGCATCAGATTTGGACAAACTTGACCGTGAAACTATTGAGAAACACTCTCATTTGACGCTTAAAGATGCTGCTAAGAGTCTTAGAG TGAGTCCATCCACGCTCAAGAGGAAATGTAGGAAATTTGGCATCCCAAGGTGGCCGCGCAAGAGAAACCAGGGCACTTGCTCTCCTACTAGCACTGAATCCAACAAAGACCGCGAAATACCTAATGCAGAATATGGTCAGGAGGTCTCACATCCTAATGTGTCTTCTCAAGAAGGTACAAATTCCAGCAAGCACAATTCCTTACAAGCTGCAACAATAGCGAAGGATAGCTTCATGATGATAAAGGCTGCATATGGAGGGATAAAGAAGATTAAGTTTCAACTTCGATTTTCGTCACGGTTGGTAGATATGGAGATGGAAGCGGCATCAAGGCTCAAGTTAAAAGTTggagatttcaagttttggtatttggatgaagatgatgactggATATTGATAACCTGTGATGCAGACGTGAGGACTATGGAATCAATGGGTAAGAATACAATCAAAGTGTCTATCACTCACGGTGATGATGCTCCATCCtaa